A genomic stretch from Ictalurus punctatus breed USDA103 chromosome 2, Coco_2.0, whole genome shotgun sequence includes:
- the si:ch73-248e21.7 gene encoding mucin-2, translated as MYLLFISLVFSLALGPDVRLLNAEESTSMPSKESTVFPQVTGSRSGENSPTEPEETTMKNMEYDNNNFSTTEGLTTETWNVPQTSDGRTVMSIPELQTTSELQTMSVHLTPEPATIPATVMTTNELTTPAAPSEPTSQPVTEKTTMTNIISTKPPETPSQTIPDTTALSTKPPVFTPTPASVEKVETTDTSPTTMPTPSTTTTITTTTTTTMPTTPLITTMPTTPLITTQGQATNLNLVLSTEGEGSRTGTKWLIIAVIALVIFGILTIFCVTILIKRKQKRSGKQSFGYTNGQRSKKKKGTEDNVWAGPVELGGGDCEAPDEGDVQGEEKKTDGGGEVTGLSTFVPSEENGGVGRPGSPEVGKWEEKEPLLYIDEEATQKGKEAGASGDADVKEAEPNGGETFCLTTAV; from the coding sequence ATGTACCTGCTTTTCATCTCTCTGGTCTTCTCGCTAGCTCTCGGACCTGACGTCAGGCTCCTGAACGCAGAGGAGTCCACGAGCATGCCGAGTAAAGAGAGCACGGTCTTCCCGCAGGTGACCGGATCGAGATCAGGTGAAAACTCTCCCACTGAGCCTGAGGAAACAACCATGAAGAACATGGAGTATGATAACAACAACTTCTCCACCACTGAAGGTCTAACAACTGAGACTTGGAATGTGCCGCAAACATCAGACGGACGCACAGTGATGTCCATTCCAGAGCTTCAGACGACTTCAGAGCTTCAGACCATGTCAGTGCATCTGACTCCAGAGCCTGCAACCATTCCTGCGACCGTCATGACGACGAATGAGCTCACCACTCCGGCTGCTCCTTCCGAACCCACGTCTCAGCCCGTGACGGAGAAGACCACTATGACAAACATCATCAGCACTAAGCCTCCTGAGACCCCATCTCAAACCATCCCTGATACAACAGCCTTAAGCACAAAACCACCAGTTTTCACACCTACACCTGCTTCTGTTGAGAAAGTGGAGACCACCGACACTTCTCCAACAACCATGCCCACACctagcaccaccaccaccatcaccaccaccaccaccaccaccatgcccACCACCCCCCTCATCACCACCATGCCCACCACCCCCCTCATCACTACCCAGGGGCAGGCCACCAACCTGAACCTTGTACTGTCTACAGAGGGTGAAGGGTCCAGGACGGGAACTAAATGGTTAATCATCGCTGTCATAGCGTTGGTCATTTTCGGCATATTAACGATTTTTTGCGTCACCATCCTCATCAAACGCAAGCAGAAGCGAAGTGGCAAGCAGAGCTTCGGCTACACGAACGGACAGAGGTCCAAGAAGAAGAAAGGCACGGAGGACAACGTCTGGGCGGGGCCCGTGGAATTAGGAGGCGGGGATTGCGAGGCTCCAGATGAAGGCGATGTGcaaggagaggagaagaagacgGACGGGGGAGGGGAGGTGACGGGGCTCAGCACTTTCGTGCCTTCGGAGGAGAACGGAGGCGTGGGGCGGCCGGGGTCACCCGAGGTCGGGAAGTGGGAGGAGAAAGAACCCTTGCTGTACATTGACGAAGAAGCGACGCAGAAAGGAAAGGAGGCGGGAGCGAGCGGGGACGCAGACGTGAAGGAGGCGGAGCCTAATGGCGGAGAAACATTCTGTCTCACCACGGCCGTGTGA
- the tspan4b gene encoding tetraspanin-4: MAVSRGCLCCVKYLMFIFNLIFWLGGCGLFGVGVWLSFRQAEISYLPLSFPSLSVANLLLVAGGVTMVTGFLGCLGALKEQRCLLMTFFVILLLLFLTEAALVLMLGLFHKELDQKAKEDLIEGMKDYDTNPGLKKSWDSMQRIFKCCGVSNQSDWYNRTTEGPPPESCCRDHIPPCHRWEEPCYEKAKAWVLDNITWVLGFGVCLGIVQILALAFSMLMYCQILRVEKYME, translated from the exons ATGGCCGTGTCCCGAGGCTGCCTGTGCTGCGTCAAATACCTCATGttcatcttcaacctcatcttctGG CTGggtgggtgtggcctgtttgGTGTAGGGGTGTGGCTTTCCTTTCGTCAGGCTGAGATCTCGTACCTCCCGCTGTCCTTCCCGTCGCTCTCCGTGGCCAACCTGCTGCTGGTCGCAGGGGGCGTTACCATGGTGACGGGGTTCCTGGGCTGTCTGGGGGCTCTGAAGGAGCAGCGGTGTCTGCTGATGACG TTTTTCGTGATCCTCCTGCTTCTGTTCCTGACTGAAGCGGCGCTCGTCCTCATGCTGGGGCTCTTCCACAAAGAG CTGGACCAAAAAGCGAAGGAGGACCTGATCGAGGGCATGAAGGATTACGACACTAACCCCGGTCTGAAGAAGTCCTGGGACAGCATGCAGAGAATC TTCAAATGCTGCGGCGTGAGCAACCAGTCTGACTGGTACAACCGGACCACGGAGGGACCGCCCCCCGAGTCCTGCTGCAGAGATCACATCCCCCCCTGTCACCGCTGGGAAGAG CCGTGTTATGAGAAGGCGAAGGCGTGGGTTCTGGACAACATCACCTGGGTTCTGGGATTCGGAGTGTGCCTCGGCATTGTGCAG ATCCTGGCTCTGGCCTTCTCCATGCTGATGTACTGCCAAATCCTGCGAGTGGAAAAGTACATGGAATGA